The following proteins are encoded in a genomic region of Nicotiana sylvestris chromosome 4, ASM39365v2, whole genome shotgun sequence:
- the LOC104214635 gene encoding branched-chain-amino-acid aminotransferase 2, chloroplastic-like, with product MASNHIVSSSQFALNSHFSSPSPTSFQPSTYREYESEEIDWDNLGFKVIPTDYMFIAKSCLDGIFEPGQLNPFGNIQLSPAAGILNYGQGLIEGTKAYRREDGRIYLFRPQDSAIRMQIGAERLCMPFPSVDQFVDAVKQTALANKRWIPPAGKGSLYLRPLLMGSGAVLGVAPAPEYTFLVYSCPVGNYFKDGTGALSLYVEEEFHRSALGGAGGIKSITNYAPVMKAMRNAKGKGFTDVLYLDSVNNKYIEEASSSNIFLVKGKVISTPKANGTILEGVTKKSVIDIAHDLGYQVEERAIEAEELITADEVFCTGTALGVAVVENITYKGKKIEYKISSEMISQQLNSRLVGIQRGTIEDKRNWIVEVK from the exons ATGGCTTCTAACCATATTGTCTCTTCATCTCAATTTGCTCTCAATTCCCACTTCTCTTCACCATCTCCAACTTCTTTCCAACCTTCTACTTACAG GGAATATGAGTCTGAGGAGATTGATTGGGATAATTTGGGATTCAAGGTTATCCCAACTGATTATATGTTTATAGCAAAAAGCTGTTTAGATGGAATTTTTGAACCAGGACAACTAAATCCTTTTGGAAATATTCAATTGAGTCCCGCTGCTGGAATCTTGAACTATGGACAG GGTTTAATTGAAGGCACAAAAGCGTATAGAAGAGAAGATGGACGAATTTACTTATTCCGTCCGCAAGATAGCGCAATTCGAATGCAGATTGGTGCTGAAAGATTGTGTATGCCTTTTCCATCCGTAGACCAATTTGTGGATGCTGTTAAGCAAACAGCTTTGGCTAATAAGCGTTGG ATTCCTCCTGCTGGGAAAGGATCACTTTATCTTCGACCTCTGCTTATGGGAAGTGGAGCTGTACTTGGAGTTGCTCCAGCACCTGAATACACATTCCTTGTCTATTCTTGTCCTGTTGGAAACTATTTCAAG GATGGAACAGGAGCACTCTCCTTATATGTTGAGGAAGAATTTCATCGTTCAGCCTTGGGAGGAGCTGGTGGAATCAAAAGCATTACTAATTATGCCCCG GTGATGAAAGCCATGAGAAATGCAAAAGGGAAAGGATTCACTGATGTATTGTACCTCGATTCAGTAAATAACAAATATATTGAAGAGGCCTCTTCCTCTAATATTTTTCTAGTCAAG GGAAAAGTCATTTCAACTCCAAAGGCAAATGGAACTATTCTTGAAGGAGTTACGAAGAAAAGTGTCATAGACATTGCACATGATCTTGGATACCAG GTCGAAGAACGCGCGATTGAAGCAGAGGAATTGATAACAGCTGATGAAGTGTTCTGTACGGGAACTGCACTTGGTGTTGCTGTTGTAGAAAATATTACTTACAAGGGTAAAAA GATTGAATATAAGATAAGTTCAGAAATGATAAGCCAGCAATTGAACTCGAGGCTGGTGGGGATTCAAAGAGGCACTATTGAGGATAAGAGGAATTGGATTGTTGAGGTTAAATGA